A window of the Mesotoga prima MesG1.Ag.4.2 genome harbors these coding sequences:
- a CDS encoding GNAT family N-acetyltransferase, which translates to MSRIRRLEEISLNSWPAGYTKFLDGWVLRYAGGYTNRSNSVYPIYDGFEPLEQKIEEASRFYKSKGLRTMFKLTADSKPAGLNSVLKEMGFEERDRALVMTRAIGSEPHDLSDADVASRPEEEWLELFFSLNSRARENQAWARKLLSMLLPGSPFIILRKRGIAVGCGFAVIESNHVGLFGIAVRESERRKGYGREITEKLLELGRQRGAETAYLQVDKPNESAISLYSKIGFREEYQYWYRVGE; encoded by the coding sequence ATGTCCAGAATTCGTAGGCTTGAAGAGATCTCCTTAAACTCCTGGCCAGCCGGTTACACAAAGTTCCTTGATGGCTGGGTATTGAGATACGCAGGCGGATATACAAACAGGTCAAACTCCGTCTATCCTATCTACGATGGGTTCGAACCTCTAGAACAAAAGATCGAAGAGGCTAGCAGGTTCTATAAGTCAAAGGGGTTAAGGACGATGTTCAAGCTCACCGCGGACTCAAAGCCTGCAGGACTGAACAGTGTCCTCAAAGAGATGGGGTTTGAAGAAAGGGATAGAGCACTGGTAATGACGAGAGCGATAGGCAGTGAACCCCACGATCTTTCAGACGCCGATGTCGCTTCAAGGCCCGAGGAGGAATGGCTCGAACTCTTCTTCTCTCTGAATAGCAGGGCAAGAGAAAATCAAGCCTGGGCAAGAAAACTACTTTCTATGCTTCTTCCTGGCAGCCCCTTCATCATCCTTAGAAAGAGAGGAATCGCAGTTGGTTGCGGGTTTGCAGTAATAGAAAGCAATCACGTGGGACTCTTCGGAATAGCGGTGCGAGAATCGGAACGGCGAAAAGGATACGGGAGAGAGATAACCGAAAAACTCTTGGAGCTTGGTAGGCAACGGGGAGCAGAGACAGCCTATCTGCAGGTTGACAAACCCAACGAGAGCGCGATAAGTCTCTATTCTAAGATCGGCTTTCGAGAAGAATATCAGTACTGGTACAGGGTTGGCGAATAG
- a CDS encoding ABC transporter ATP-binding protein, with protein MIRKFMAYYRPHLGLFLLDMACAFMIAGIDLVFPRFTTLALDDYIPSGNMRGIVIIAAIMAFLFVLRAVFNYVVSYWGHVVGVRMEYNMRKDIFSHLQTLSFSYFDKVRTGKIMSRIVNDLREITELAHHGPEDVFISTVTLIGAFIILMQNDWRLTLVVFAYIPFMVWYGVRKRQKMAKAFRLVRKKIANVNAQLENSISGIRVAQSFTNEEFEKSKFDLGNQEFKESRQFAFKSMAEMTTGVDLMMNMLKVTVLAFGGYLTYSGEITVGAFVAYFLYVDLFLQPIRRLMQFAQQYEDGMSGFERFVEIMETKSSITDSPDAVELNGVRGDIRVEKVSFAYDGGENVLTDINLHIPAGKMVALVGPSGGGKTTLCHLIPRFYDVKSGRITVDGVDIRDVTIHSLRTHIGIVQQDVFLFAGTIRDNIAYGKGDATDEEIIEAAKRANIHDFIMSLENGYDSYVGERGVMLSGGQKQRISIARVFLKNPPLLILDEATSALDNETELKIQESLEALSKGRTTLVIAHRLSTIKNADEIVVITNNGIIERGSHDELLEKGGHYAGLYRAQFKGYIPDM; from the coding sequence ATGATTCGAAAATTCATGGCCTATTATCGGCCACATCTAGGGCTATTTTTACTGGATATGGCATGTGCTTTCATGATTGCTGGAATCGATCTGGTTTTTCCTAGATTCACTACATTGGCCCTGGATGATTATATCCCTTCGGGTAACATGAGAGGTATTGTGATTATCGCCGCAATAATGGCGTTTCTCTTTGTCTTGAGAGCCGTCTTCAATTACGTTGTCAGTTACTGGGGTCACGTTGTCGGGGTAAGGATGGAGTACAACATGAGAAAGGATATTTTCTCCCACCTGCAGACGCTATCTTTTAGTTATTTCGACAAGGTGAGAACCGGGAAGATCATGTCGAGAATAGTGAACGATCTTCGAGAAATCACGGAGCTTGCACATCACGGCCCCGAAGATGTCTTCATTTCTACTGTAACGTTGATCGGAGCCTTCATAATCTTAATGCAGAACGACTGGAGACTCACTCTCGTTGTCTTTGCCTATATACCTTTTATGGTCTGGTATGGAGTGAGAAAGAGACAGAAGATGGCAAAGGCATTTAGATTGGTGAGAAAGAAGATAGCGAACGTCAATGCACAGCTTGAGAACAGTATTTCTGGTATTAGAGTCGCTCAGTCATTCACCAATGAAGAATTCGAAAAAAGTAAATTCGATCTTGGCAACCAGGAATTCAAGGAATCCAGGCAGTTCGCCTTCAAGTCGATGGCCGAGATGACGACCGGTGTCGACCTGATGATGAACATGTTGAAAGTTACCGTTCTGGCTTTCGGGGGATATCTTACTTACTCAGGCGAGATAACCGTCGGAGCCTTTGTAGCTTACTTTCTTTACGTTGATCTATTTCTCCAGCCGATAAGAAGGCTTATGCAGTTTGCTCAGCAATATGAAGACGGAATGTCAGGTTTTGAAAGGTTCGTTGAAATAATGGAAACGAAGTCAAGCATCACAGATTCGCCGGATGCAGTTGAACTAAATGGTGTCAGGGGAGATATAAGAGTTGAGAAGGTCTCTTTCGCCTACGACGGAGGTGAAAACGTACTCACCGATATAAATCTCCATATTCCTGCCGGTAAGATGGTGGCTCTAGTCGGCCCCTCTGGTGGTGGAAAAACAACTCTTTGCCATCTTATTCCTAGATTCTATGACGTTAAAAGTGGACGGATCACCGTTGACGGAGTGGATATTCGTGACGTTACCATTCACTCCTTAAGAACCCACATCGGTATTGTTCAACAGGATGTCTTTCTCTTTGCAGGAACAATTAGGGATAATATTGCTTACGGTAAGGGCGACGCTACAGACGAAGAGATAATTGAGGCTGCAAAGAGAGCGAATATTCATGATTTCATCATGAGTCTCGAGAACGGATACGATTCTTATGTTGGTGAAAGAGGAGTAATGCTTTCCGGAGGTCAGAAGCAGAGAATATCAATCGCGAGGGTCTTTCTAAAGAATCCTCCCCTTCTCATTTTAGATGAAGCCACTTCTGCGCTGGATAATGAGACTGAGCTGAAGATCCAGGAGTCTCTAGAAGCCCTTTCGAAAGGACGCACAACACTTGTAATTGCCCACAGACTTTCCACAATTAAGAACGCCGATGAGATAGTTGTGATAACGAACAATGGAATCATAGAAAGGGGCTCTCATGACGAACTCCTCGAGAAGGGCGGACATTACGCGGGGCTTTATAGGGCTCAGTTCAAGGGATATATACCGGATATGTGA
- a CDS encoding flavodoxin domain-containing protein, which produces MSKTVVLYKTRYGSSKKYAEWIAEELHGDLFDIEDVDPERLKDYDCIVFGGSLYATGISGLSTIKENFKSFENKKVIIFSVGASPARSEVIEDIKAKNFSPEIVEKIEFFHLRGGFDFKRLRLVDKILMILLKSKLKGKKRRGEELSDDERGMLAAYSTAVDFTSRKAIEPILESISKFTHGNA; this is translated from the coding sequence TTGTCGAAAACAGTAGTCCTTTACAAAACTAGATATGGAAGTTCGAAGAAATATGCAGAATGGATTGCAGAAGAGCTCCACGGCGATCTCTTTGATATTGAAGATGTCGATCCTGAAAGACTTAAGGATTACGACTGCATCGTATTCGGCGGATCACTCTACGCCACTGGCATCAGTGGATTGTCTACAATAAAAGAGAATTTCAAATCTTTCGAGAATAAGAAGGTAATTATCTTCTCCGTGGGAGCTTCTCCAGCGAGATCAGAGGTTATCGAAGACATAAAGGCAAAGAACTTCTCGCCTGAAATTGTCGAGAAGATTGAGTTCTTCCATTTGAGGGGCGGATTTGACTTCAAGAGATTGAGACTCGTAGATAAGATTTTGATGATTCTATTGAAGAGTAAACTCAAAGGAAAGAAGAGACGCGGAGAAGAGCTTTCCGACGATGAAAGAGGGATGCTGGCGGCTTACAGTACGGCAGTAGATTTCACAAGCAGGAAAGCTATTGAACCGATACTGGAAAGCATCAGTAAGTTTACTCACGGGAATGCTTAA
- a CDS encoding GyrI-like domain-containing protein, producing the protein MEPKIIHKSAFKVIGLKYYGNDPANNCPKLWRDLMERHTEIENVISAKESYGLMCTGEEDFIDGKFDYIASLAVSTLRIIPEGMVGAEVPEATYAVFTHTGKLDSLQNTYEYIHAKWFQNFEYEPIVLNEFELYDKRFTGEEDSEFDIYIPIEKKQ; encoded by the coding sequence ATGGAACCAAAGATCATCCACAAATCGGCGTTCAAAGTCATTGGTCTGAAGTACTACGGAAATGATCCGGCGAACAACTGCCCGAAACTCTGGAGAGATTTAATGGAGAGGCATACCGAGATCGAGAATGTCATATCGGCGAAGGAAAGCTACGGATTGATGTGCACTGGAGAAGAAGACTTCATAGACGGCAAGTTCGACTACATAGCCTCTTTGGCCGTCTCGACTCTGAGAATAATCCCGGAGGGAATGGTTGGGGCAGAAGTGCCTGAGGCAACCTATGCCGTTTTCACTCATACGGGAAAGCTTGACTCACTGCAAAATACCTATGAGTACATCCATGCAAAGTGGTTTCAGAACTTCGAGTATGAACCGATTGTTTTGAACGAGTTTGAACTATATGACAAAAGATTCACAGGGGAAGAAGATTCGGAGTTTGACATCTACATACCGATAGAGAAGAAGCAATAA
- a CDS encoding cyclic 2,3-diphosphoglycerate synthase codes for MERKKVLILGAAGRDFHNFNTYYRDNEEFEVVAFTATQIPGIDGKKYPAELAGRLYPNGIPIVPEEEFGKLIDEHKIDQVVLAYSDLPHQYVMERAAIANAHGADFILLGPSKTMVKSSKPVISICAVRTGCGKSQTTRRVLDILRAKGKKVVSIRHPMPYGDLVKQKVQRFADYSDLDKHECTIEEREEYEPHIDRNAVIYAGVDYEAILREAEKEDVDVIIWDGGNNDFSFYKTDLYITVTDPHRAGHETTYYPGFTNLMMADVVVINKEETASPEDIDIVRRNIAKFNPDAIVVDGASPITIEGGKSSEIKGKRVLVVEDGPTLTHGGMKYGAGWVAAKKFGASEIVDPRPYAVGSLVSTYEKYNHLDQILPAMGYGEKQMKELEETINKADVDLVIIGTPIDLRRVIDIKKPAVRIGYELQEIGKPDLEEIIEDFLKEHNI; via the coding sequence TTGGAAAGAAAAAAGGTTTTGATTCTCGGCGCTGCCGGAAGAGACTTTCATAACTTCAACACTTACTACAGAGACAACGAAGAGTTCGAAGTAGTAGCTTTCACGGCGACTCAGATACCTGGAATCGATGGAAAAAAGTATCCTGCGGAACTCGCAGGCAGACTCTATCCAAATGGCATTCCGATAGTTCCGGAAGAAGAATTCGGCAAATTGATCGACGAGCACAAGATCGATCAGGTCGTTCTCGCATACAGCGATCTTCCACATCAATATGTCATGGAGAGGGCGGCAATAGCAAACGCACACGGTGCGGATTTCATTCTTCTTGGGCCCAGCAAGACAATGGTTAAGTCCTCGAAACCGGTAATCTCTATCTGCGCAGTTAGGACGGGCTGTGGAAAGAGCCAGACAACCAGAAGAGTGCTCGACATCCTGAGAGCCAAGGGGAAGAAGGTTGTCTCTATCAGACATCCGATGCCTTATGGAGATCTCGTGAAACAGAAGGTCCAGAGATTCGCCGATTATTCGGATCTAGATAAACACGAATGCACTATTGAAGAGAGAGAGGAATACGAACCTCATATAGATCGAAATGCCGTTATATATGCCGGGGTCGACTACGAAGCGATTCTCAGAGAAGCTGAAAAAGAGGATGTAGACGTAATAATATGGGACGGCGGAAACAATGATTTCTCATTTTATAAGACAGATCTGTATATAACTGTAACCGATCCTCATAGAGCCGGTCACGAGACTACATACTACCCGGGATTCACGAATCTTATGATGGCCGATGTAGTTGTTATAAACAAGGAGGAGACGGCTTCTCCAGAAGATATCGACATCGTCCGAAGGAATATTGCGAAATTCAATCCCGATGCCATTGTAGTTGACGGTGCTTCACCGATAACCATTGAGGGAGGCAAGTCGTCCGAAATAAAGGGCAAGAGAGTTCTCGTCGTAGAGGATGGCCCGACCCTGACCCACGGTGGAATGAAGTACGGTGCGGGATGGGTAGCGGCTAAGAAGTTTGGTGCATCCGAGATAGTTGATCCAAGGCCTTATGCAGTAGGATCACTCGTTTCAACATATGAAAAGTACAACCACCTGGATCAGATCCTTCCAGCGATGGGATACGGTGAGAAACAGATGAAAGAGCTAGAGGAGACCATTAACAAGGCCGACGTAGATCTTGTTATAATTGGAACTCCGATTGACCTGAGAAGGGTAATCGACATAAAGAAACCTGCCGTAAGAATCGGTTATGAGCTTCAGGAGATAGGGAAGCCCGATCTAGAAGAGATAATAGAAGACTTCCTTAAGGAGCACAATATATAG
- a CDS encoding Crp/Fnr family transcriptional regulator, translating to MLDTVDLFNDLSSDEKSEVLSASRTVRFQPDQVIYTPDDLCDSLCIVLKGRLRIAKVLPSGREQTINYIEKNQIFGEALAFAGRKCASHVFAEEDSEILSIPKRALLYAFKNKRFLFSYLKSISEKTLNLSYIIELLSLSTVKKKLASYLLELSLEKGSNSFELPHTKKTLANLFGSTREAVSRNFSELRKDGIIFMPDRNSVEIKSSKQLEKILFD from the coding sequence ATGTTAGACACAGTAGATCTCTTCAACGATTTGAGCAGTGATGAAAAAAGCGAAGTTCTTTCGGCTTCGCGAACTGTCAGGTTCCAGCCCGATCAGGTGATCTACACTCCAGATGATCTTTGCGATTCACTTTGTATAGTTCTCAAGGGCAGGTTAAGAATTGCAAAGGTATTGCCCTCTGGTCGTGAACAGACTATCAATTACATTGAAAAGAACCAGATTTTTGGAGAAGCGCTTGCGTTCGCTGGAAGAAAGTGCGCCTCACATGTCTTCGCGGAAGAGGATTCGGAAATACTAAGCATTCCGAAGAGAGCTCTCCTATATGCTTTCAAAAACAAGCGTTTTCTGTTCTCTTACCTAAAGAGCATTTCCGAAAAGACACTGAATCTCTCATATATCATTGAATTGCTTTCATTATCAACCGTCAAGAAGAAACTGGCAAGCTACCTTCTGGAACTATCTCTTGAAAAGGGAAGCAATTCATTTGAACTTCCTCATACCAAGAAGACACTCGCAAACCTTTTTGGATCAACAAGAGAAGCCGTTTCTCGAAACTTTTCTGAACTGCGGAAGGATGGAATCATCTTCATGCCAGATAGAAATTC
- a CDS encoding DUF4332 domain-containing protein: protein MVRHDSNGKTRESGHICHLSNDRSALSPELRESLAARIGTEMEKILEYLKLSDLSRLGGMKGVRVRLYCNAGLDTLDKLSNWNPEELWAMLVDFVRKTGFEGIPPLPKEVSSTIEAAKKLERLIGY from the coding sequence CTGGTACGACACGATAGTAATGGAAAAACTCGCGAAAGCGGGCATATTTGCCACCTATCAAATGATCGAAGTGCCCTTTCACCTGAGCTAAGAGAAAGCCTGGCTGCACGCATCGGGACTGAAATGGAGAAAATACTTGAGTACCTTAAACTCTCGGATCTTTCAAGACTTGGTGGAATGAAAGGAGTTAGGGTGAGGCTATACTGCAATGCAGGATTAGATACCTTGGACAAACTTTCTAACTGGAACCCTGAGGAACTTTGGGCGATGCTGGTCGACTTCGTCAGAAAAACGGGTTTCGAGGGAATACCTCCTCTGCCGAAAGAAGTAAGTAGCACAATAGAAGCGGCTAAGAAGCTTGAAAGGCTTATTGGGTACTGA
- a CDS encoding HesA/MoeB/ThiF family protein — MDIENDFLFRWYERQLLVEGMTRSFLLRLAEETFGHLWGATEELTAELLIRSGLSGITRDFPRHRILPFYSPLIYRQKETMEFRDGDDFKIEEDCGKRIVSFPHTLSIMFSPLIAGKVFSWLMNGSNEIGPICDLPLDLQKASRKGRVMVVGAGGLGCPLIKILLDNGIDDICIIEPGEIKLNNLHRQILYDYGDVGLSKASVIEKKIAQRYSGVRVKIRKESFDPTLIKTEKPDVVVSCVDNYEARYLINDSCYRNCVPFVDSAVENFGGYAMFRDKRVPCYRCFMGDNRKDTGAQKGILTFVSYFGGMLEAAMVLTFLNTGMCGDDVFWFDLRKGKFESISFERREGCPVCSSAKR; from the coding sequence ATGGACATAGAGAATGATTTTCTATTCAGATGGTACGAGCGGCAATTACTTGTTGAGGGAATGACCAGGTCGTTCCTGCTGAGATTGGCCGAGGAGACATTTGGTCATCTATGGGGCGCGACTGAGGAACTTACCGCCGAACTCCTAATAAGAAGTGGTCTTTCCGGAATCACTAGAGATTTTCCAAGGCACAGAATTCTCCCCTTTTATTCGCCTCTGATTTACAGGCAGAAAGAGACCATGGAATTCAGAGATGGAGACGATTTCAAAATCGAGGAAGATTGTGGAAAGAGAATTGTAAGCTTTCCACACACTCTGTCGATTATGTTCTCACCTTTGATAGCCGGAAAGGTTTTTTCCTGGCTCATGAATGGAAGCAACGAGATCGGTCCCATTTGTGATCTCCCGTTAGATTTGCAGAAGGCGTCCAGAAAGGGAAGAGTGATGGTTGTTGGAGCCGGCGGATTGGGCTGCCCATTGATAAAAATCTTGCTGGATAACGGAATTGATGACATATGTATCATCGAACCGGGTGAAATTAAACTTAACAATTTACACCGACAAATATTGTACGATTATGGAGATGTTGGTCTTTCAAAAGCGAGTGTAATTGAAAAAAAGATTGCACAGCGGTACAGTGGCGTTCGGGTCAAGATCCGTAAAGAAAGTTTCGATCCAACCCTCATCAAGACTGAAAAACCCGACGTAGTTGTCAGCTGCGTTGACAATTATGAGGCTAGGTATCTGATAAATGATTCCTGCTACCGCAACTGTGTTCCCTTTGTCGATTCGGCCGTAGAGAATTTTGGCGGATATGCGATGTTTAGAGATAAAAGAGTGCCTTGCTACAGGTGTTTCATGGGCGACAACAGAAAGGATACGGGGGCACAAAAGGGGATACTGACTTTTGTAAGCTATTTTGGAGGCATGTTAGAGGCGGCCATGGTGTTGACTTTTCTGAATACCGGAATGTGTGGAGACGATGTTTTCTGGTTTGACCTGAGAAAGGGTAAATTCGAGAGCATTTCCTTTGAACGACGTGAAGGTTGTCCCGTCTGTTCTTCAGCCAAGAGGTGA